Proteins encoded within one genomic window of Companilactobacillus sp.:
- a CDS encoding ABC transporter permease, with translation MNSIPQLPLAHWIDNFVDWLVQFTGFFNGVTNFIGAINNAFQWVFDLIPIWLFIVIVLALTFYVNRDNQRWSLLIFEFLGLLLIWNLDYWRDMTQTLTLVLTSSLIALVIGIPLGILMAKSNIAEIILKPILDFMQTMPAFVYLIPAVALFGIGMVPGIVASVIFAMPPTVRMTNMGIREVPDELIEAADSFGSTEWQKLFKVELPLAKTSLMAGVNQSMMLSLSMVVIASMIGAMGLGTKVYFAVGRNDAGNGFAAGLAIVILAIILDRLTQSLTRDRKKG, from the coding sequence ATGAATAGTATTCCACAATTGCCACTTGCACATTGGATCGACAACTTTGTTGATTGGTTGGTTCAATTTACTGGCTTTTTCAATGGCGTTACTAATTTTATTGGTGCGATCAATAATGCCTTCCAATGGGTATTTGATCTGATCCCAATTTGGCTCTTCATCGTCATCGTATTGGCGTTAACTTTTTACGTTAATCGAGACAATCAAAGATGGAGCCTGCTGATTTTTGAATTCTTAGGTCTCTTATTGATCTGGAATTTGGATTACTGGCGTGATATGACCCAAACTTTGACGTTAGTTCTGACGTCAAGTTTGATTGCTTTAGTTATTGGTATTCCACTAGGGATCTTAATGGCAAAAAGCAATATCGCTGAGATCATCTTGAAGCCTATCTTAGACTTTATGCAGACTATGCCAGCCTTTGTTTACTTGATTCCTGCCGTTGCACTATTTGGTATCGGTATGGTTCCTGGTATCGTTGCATCTGTTATTTTCGCAATGCCTCCAACAGTTAGAATGACTAACATGGGTATTCGTGAAGTTCCAGACGAATTGATCGAAGCCGCAGATTCATTTGGTTCAACTGAGTGGCAAAAATTATTTAAGGTTGAACTACCACTTGCCAAAACTAGTTTGATGGCTGGTGTTAACCAATCGATGATGCTTTCTCTATCAATGGTAGTTATCGCATCAATGATCGGTGCCATGGGATTAGGTACAAAAGTTTACTTTGCCGTTGGACGTAATGACGCTGGTAATGGTTTTGCTGCAGGTTTAGCAATCGTTATCTTGGCCATCATCTTAGACCGTCTAACACAATCATTAACTCGTGACCGCAAGAAAGGATAG
- a CDS encoding helix-turn-helix domain-containing protein has protein sequence MNIQSFIDKRKEMGLSQKELSKGICTQATLSKFENNGKIPSMKILIQLCNRLNLALDDIIGLANNGNKDQIKAMNKAEFNLIIEEYQNSWDILNSIDLDSIKEDKQATMQFYYLQGYLNVLDDGDLLEAVFDFNQILSDLDTEGETIFTFLAFVGMGMVYGQQGDNDKSEYYFSKVFNDIYGMQIDDVTKIWRYVNIIFYCSLYYSERKELETANTLLDYGLKICQDNHVTYYVARIYEQLAINECEVNGKSDKVLDLLDKAKVFSEFNHNENELVKIRELIKDCK, from the coding sequence GTGAACATTCAATCTTTTATTGATAAAAGAAAAGAAATGGGACTATCACAAAAGGAACTGAGCAAGGGTATTTGCACACAAGCAACGCTTAGTAAATTCGAAAATAACGGTAAGATTCCATCAATGAAAATTTTGATCCAATTATGTAATCGACTTAACTTAGCACTTGATGACATCATTGGTTTGGCAAACAACGGCAATAAAGACCAAATCAAAGCCATGAACAAGGCTGAATTTAACCTGATTATTGAAGAGTATCAAAATTCCTGGGATATCTTGAATAGTATCGATCTTGATTCGATCAAAGAAGATAAACAGGCCACGATGCAATTTTACTATTTGCAAGGCTATTTAAACGTTTTAGACGATGGGGACTTATTGGAAGCAGTATTCGATTTTAATCAGATCCTATCTGACTTAGATACAGAAGGCGAAACGATTTTTACCTTCTTAGCATTTGTCGGTATGGGGATGGTTTATGGCCAACAAGGCGATAACGACAAGAGCGAATATTACTTCAGCAAAGTTTTTAACGATATCTACGGCATGCAAATCGACGACGTCACCAAGATCTGGCGTTACGTCAACATTATTTTCTACTGTTCGCTGTACTATTCCGAACGCAAAGAGTTGGAAACTGCCAACACGTTATTAGATTATGGCTTAAAAATTTGTCAGGATAATCATGTGACATATTATGTTGCTAGAATTTATGAGCAATTGGCGATCAATGAATGTGAAGTCAACGGAAAAAGCGATAAGGTGCTAGACCTTTTGGATAAAGCCAAAGTATTTTCTGAATTCAATCATAATGAGAACGAACTAGTCAAAATTCGGGAGCTGATTAAAGACTGTAAGTAA
- a CDS encoding glycine betaine ABC transporter substrate-binding protein — translation MKKRKIFSLFFLTLLIVPLIAACSSQTQPYNSKEKIGPQINYTITGIDAGAGIMASTQTALKDYGLEKANWQLQTSSTAAMTSTLDKAIKDKRPIVITGWQPHWMFTKFPIKFLKDPKNVYGKAESIHTIVRKGLKKDSPEAYTILDRFHWDPTQMSDVMLKVNNGMDPQKAAKEWIKAHPKEVAEWTKGVSKVKGKSLKMTYVAWDSEIASTNVVAQVLRDQGYKVTIQAMEQQPMWASIATGAADAQVSAWLPKTSGLFYKDYKGRFEDLGPNLHGAKVGLAVPKYMKNINSIEDLKNK, via the coding sequence TTGAAAAAACGCAAAATTTTCAGTCTGTTCTTTTTGACGCTCCTGATCGTTCCACTTATCGCTGCCTGCAGTTCGCAGACGCAACCATACAATAGCAAGGAAAAAATCGGTCCTCAGATCAACTATACGATCACAGGTATCGATGCTGGTGCCGGTATCATGGCGTCAACCCAAACTGCTTTAAAAGATTATGGTTTGGAAAAAGCTAACTGGCAATTGCAGACGAGTTCTACCGCTGCAATGACTAGTACTTTGGATAAGGCAATCAAGGATAAACGTCCAATCGTGATCACTGGTTGGCAACCACACTGGATGTTTACAAAGTTCCCAATCAAATTTTTAAAAGACCCTAAGAATGTTTATGGAAAAGCTGAAAGCATCCATACTATTGTTAGAAAAGGTTTGAAAAAGGACAGTCCTGAGGCTTACACGATTTTAGACCGTTTCCACTGGGATCCAACACAAATGTCAGACGTAATGTTAAAAGTTAACAATGGCATGGATCCACAAAAGGCTGCCAAGGAATGGATCAAAGCCCATCCTAAGGAAGTCGCTGAATGGACTAAGGGCGTATCGAAAGTCAAAGGTAAGTCTTTGAAGATGACTTACGTAGCATGGGATTCAGAAATTGCCTCAACAAACGTTGTCGCACAAGTATTGAGAGACCAAGGCTACAAAGTAACGATTCAAGCAATGGAACAACAACCAATGTGGGCTTCAATCGCCACAGGAGCAGCTGACGCACAAGTATCAGCTTGGCTACCAAAGACATCAGGCTTGTTCTACAAAGACTACAAGGGCCGCTTCGAAGACCTAGGACCCAACCTACACGGAGCCAAAGTCGGACTCGCAGTACCAAAATACATGAAAAATATAAACTCTATAGAAGATTTGAAAAATAAGTAG
- a CDS encoding nitric-oxide reductase large subunit, protein MTSYKKLNKTLLWTLVIAFSILIAGGLLIFKNEAPRPSKIVNEQGTTVVTKQQLISGQAVYEKYGLTDYGTYLGNGTYFGPDYTAQALHVYLQGMNQYYAQKKYSKDWNELNTDQKSGIKGIVQKEIRVNRYNANKDQLTLTTAQVAGLNHLTKYYRHEFHNNPKEAGMPENMIHNNTDDFMHHGNKIDQLTYFFFWGAWLSSTNRPHQIYSYTNNWPYDLNAGNVMTSDTMLWTAISVALFVAGMGIVIYFYKKYSFDMDYTEAYDQMGEIKTSEPITPSQRKAAKYFLVVMLMFLVQVLLGELMSHYYVEQGFFGLPLQYIWPFNLAKTWHLQLVIFWIATAWLATGIYITPRVLGHEPKHQGVLVDILFWALIIVVGGSMLGEWGSVTGVINGKWWLFGHYGWEYAEMGKFWQLLFIAGMILWVVILCRGFIPAIKKRVNKDRSVLLTLLLAGSIAIPLFYLASLFILPNSHVTFADYWRWWIVHLWVEGIFESFAVILIGYLLVDMKLTTIKSTIRALYFQLILLLGTGVVGMGHHYFWEGDHSIWLALGASFSALEVIPLCLLVWEAYTHYRVYRESKMDFPYKGTFMFLVSTGLWNALGAGALGWLINAPAINYFEHGTQWTSAHAHASMAGVYGFFSVAIMLFAIRHLTKTEFWTEKVEKWVKWACITMNVGLAGMTFITLMPLGFIQLKDALEHGYWHARQASFYQQPLAKGLTIARSVPDVIFTAGVVILLVIFLRAMWNLKKSSNKLDPIDYEIK, encoded by the coding sequence TTGACGTCTTATAAGAAGCTGAACAAGACTTTGTTATGGACGCTCGTAATTGCTTTTTCAATCTTGATTGCTGGGGGACTCTTGATTTTTAAGAACGAAGCACCACGTCCTTCAAAAATTGTGAATGAGCAAGGAACGACTGTCGTTACAAAGCAACAATTGATTTCCGGACAAGCTGTTTATGAAAAATACGGTTTGACTGACTATGGTACTTATCTAGGTAATGGTACTTATTTTGGACCTGACTACACAGCTCAAGCTTTGCATGTCTATTTGCAAGGGATGAACCAGTATTATGCCCAAAAGAAATATTCTAAGGATTGGAACGAACTCAATACTGATCAAAAATCAGGAATTAAAGGTATCGTTCAAAAAGAGATCAGAGTTAATCGCTATAACGCAAATAAAGACCAATTGACTTTGACAACTGCTCAAGTAGCAGGCTTGAATCATTTGACGAAATATTATCGTCACGAATTCCACAATAACCCGAAAGAAGCCGGGATGCCTGAAAATATGATCCACAACAACACGGATGATTTCATGCATCATGGTAATAAAATCGACCAACTGACTTATTTCTTCTTCTGGGGAGCTTGGTTATCTTCAACTAACCGTCCACACCAAATCTATTCATACACCAACAACTGGCCATATGACCTTAATGCCGGTAATGTTATGACTAGTGATACCATGCTTTGGACTGCTATTTCTGTGGCATTGTTCGTTGCAGGTATGGGTATCGTGATCTACTTCTACAAGAAGTATTCATTCGATATGGATTACACCGAAGCATACGACCAGATGGGCGAGATCAAGACTAGCGAACCGATCACGCCATCGCAAAGAAAAGCTGCTAAGTATTTCTTAGTCGTTATGTTGATGTTCTTGGTTCAAGTACTATTAGGTGAGTTAATGTCTCACTACTATGTTGAACAAGGATTCTTTGGACTGCCACTGCAATATATTTGGCCATTTAATTTGGCAAAAACTTGGCACTTGCAGCTAGTTATTTTCTGGATTGCAACTGCTTGGTTAGCAACGGGTATTTACATTACGCCACGAGTTCTCGGTCACGAACCAAAACATCAAGGTGTATTGGTCGATATTTTGTTCTGGGCTTTGATCATCGTTGTCGGTGGCTCAATGCTTGGAGAATGGGGCTCAGTTACAGGTGTTATCAACGGCAAGTGGTGGCTGTTTGGTCATTACGGATGGGAATACGCCGAGATGGGTAAATTCTGGCAGCTCCTATTTATTGCCGGAATGATCCTCTGGGTAGTTATCCTTTGCCGTGGATTTATTCCTGCAATCAAGAAACGTGTCAACAAAGATAGATCAGTCCTTTTGACATTGCTTTTAGCAGGTTCAATTGCAATTCCACTGTTCTATCTAGCTTCATTATTTATCCTACCTAACTCCCATGTAACCTTTGCAGATTACTGGAGATGGTGGATCGTCCATCTATGGGTAGAAGGTATTTTTGAATCATTCGCGGTTATTTTGATTGGTTACTTGTTAGTCGATATGAAGCTAACTACCATCAAATCAACTATTAGAGCTTTGTATTTCCAATTGATCCTGTTACTTGGAACAGGTGTCGTAGGTATGGGACACCATTACTTCTGGGAAGGCGACCACTCGATCTGGTTAGCCTTAGGAGCAAGTTTCTCAGCTCTAGAAGTTATCCCACTATGTCTATTAGTTTGGGAAGCTTACACGCATTATCGTGTTTACCGTGAAAGTAAAATGGACTTCCCATACAAGGGAACATTCATGTTCTTAGTTTCAACTGGATTATGGAATGCCCTTGGTGCCGGAGCTTTGGGATGGTTGATCAATGCACCAGCAATCAACTACTTCGAACACGGAACACAATGGACTTCAGCTCATGCTCATGCCTCAATGGCAGGTGTGTACGGATTTTTCTCAGTCGCAATTATGCTGTTTGCAATCCGTCACTTGACTAAGACCGAATTCTGGACTGAAAAAGTCGAGAAGTGGGTCAAATGGGCTTGCATCACCATGAACGTTGGACTAGCCGGAATGACATTCATCACATTGATGCCATTAGGATTCATCCAATTAAAGGATGCACTAGAACACGGATACTGGCACGCAAGACAAGCCAGCTTCTATCAACAACCACTAGCAAAAGGATTAACAATAGCCAGATCAGTACCAGACGTAATCTTCACAGCCGGAGTAGTGATCTTACTAGTAATCTTCTTAAGAGCAATGTGGAACTTGAAGAAGTCATCCAACAAATTAGATCCAATCGATTATGAAATTAAGTAG
- a CDS encoding pyridoxamine 5'-phosphate oxidase family protein, producing the protein MQNEIYTDHPTINWTLDHCKILHLGLSNNQGTFVVPVNYGYEVAADGTYIIYVHGTSNGDKGKALNEQSMISFEADGGHEALTYTPPAEGAFGPAFRSIMGHGKVEKIDNNNEKVHALRTILHSYVRDIPVALHAETMTNVPVWKIRVTDITAKIHHPTPEWQEFLNIKAPVSKGIHYDTDGGIISIDEQNFDDSLDDVASASKHEED; encoded by the coding sequence ATGCAAAATGAAATCTACACCGATCACCCAACTATCAATTGGACGCTTGATCACTGCAAAATACTACATTTAGGACTCTCTAACAACCAGGGAACGTTCGTTGTTCCGGTCAACTATGGTTATGAAGTTGCTGCCGACGGCACGTACATCATTTATGTTCACGGAACTTCCAACGGCGACAAGGGAAAAGCTTTGAACGAACAATCCATGATTAGCTTTGAAGCAGATGGCGGACATGAAGCCTTGACTTATACACCACCTGCTGAAGGAGCATTTGGACCGGCTTTTAGAAGTATTATGGGTCACGGTAAGGTTGAAAAAATCGATAATAACAATGAAAAAGTTCACGCTTTAAGAACCATCCTGCACAGCTACGTTCGTGATATTCCAGTTGCTTTGCATGCTGAGACTATGACTAACGTTCCAGTTTGGAAAATACGCGTCACTGACATTACTGCAAAGATCCATCACCCAACGCCAGAGTGGCAAGAATTTCTGAATATCAAGGCACCTGTTTCAAAGGGAATCCACTATGACACTGATGGCGGTATTATTAGCATTGATGAACAAAACTTTGATGATTCGCTAGATGATGTTGCCAGTGCTTCAAAACATGAAGAGGACTAA